The Glycine soja cultivar W05 chromosome 8, ASM419377v2, whole genome shotgun sequence genome has a window encoding:
- the LOC114422382 gene encoding cationic peroxidase 2-like, which yields MEARSLYSLVFLVLALAIVNTVHGQGTRVGFYSSACPLAESIVKSTVTTHVNSDSTLAAGLLRMHFHDCFVQGCDASVLIAGSGTERTAFANLGLRGFEVIDDAKTQLEATCPGVVSCADILALAARDSVVHSGGLSYQVPTGRRDGRISQASDVSNLPAPFDSVEVQTQKFTAKGLNTQDLVTLVGAHTIGTTACQFFSNRLYNFTANGPDPSIDPSFLPQLQSLCPQNGDGSKRVALDTGSQTKFDLSYYSNLRNSRGILQSDQALWSDASTKTTVQRYLGLIKGLLGLTFNVEFGKSMIKMGNIELKTGTDGEIRKICSAIN from the exons ATGGAGGCGCGTAGTTTGTACTCACTAGTGTTTCTTGTGCTTGCTTTGGCTATTGTGAACACAGTGCATGGCCAAGGGACGCGTGTAGGGTTCTATTCGAGTGCATGTCCACTTGCTGAGTCCATTGTTAAGTCCACAGTTACAACCCACGTTAACTCTGATAGTACTTTGGCTGCTGGGTTGCTTCGGATGCACTTCCATGATTGCTTTGTGCAAGGTTGTGACGCTTCTGTTCTCATTGCTGGTTCTGGCACTGAGAGAACAGCATTTGCAAACCTTGGTTTACGAGGATTTGAGGTTATTGATGATGCTAAGACGCAGCTCGAGGCTACATGCCCCGGTGTTGTGTCTTGTGCTGATATCCTTGCTCTTGCTGCTCGTGATTCCGTTGTTCAC AGTGGTGGACTGAGTTATCAAGTGCCTACTGGACGCAGAGATGGACGCATATCACAGGCTTCAGATGTCAGTAACTTGCCTGCTCCTTTTGACTCTGTTGAAGTTCAAACACAAAAGTTCACAGCAAAGGGACTCAACACTCAAGACCTCGTCACCCTTGTTG GTGCACATACCATTGGTACTACAGCTTGCCAGTTCTTCAGTAACAGATTGTACAACTTCACCGCAAATGGTCCTGACCCTTCCATCGACCCTTCATTTCTTCCTCAACTACAATCACTATGCCCTCAAAACGGTGACGGTTCAAAACGAGTAGCGCTAGATACGGGTAGTCAAACTAAATTTGATTTATCTTACTATAGTAATTTGAGGAATTCGCGTGGAATTCTGCAATCTGATCAAGCACTTTGGAGTGATGCTTCCACAAAGACAACTGTTCAGAGGTATTTGGGCTTGATAAAAGGCTTGCTTGGATTAACATTTAACGTGGAATTTGGAAAGTCTATGATAAAGATGGGCAACATTGAGTTGAAGACTGGTACTGATGGTGAAATTCGCAAGATATGTTCTGCCATCAACTAG